One region of Lactobacillus johnsonii genomic DNA includes:
- a CDS encoding C45 family autoproteolytic acyltransferase/hydolase: protein MTLTDTQSKIVAKATKKDVNGWHYLTVQGDPYEIGFQHGYLLTDEFRDAVRVYTHMTLELYGMDYSFFVNQAVKMHKDKIPEEYLKEMQGMADGFTANGFETSVDDVIGWNDWMELTGYWWPQVATNYSNNPPQGPRGSHCSGFVATGSATRDGKPVIAHESFDDFWSGQYFNVCEEVHPTNGHAFKMQTVPGYIDSMTDFYVTDAGLGITETTIAGFVGYDVHGMPEFIRARKATQYANNIDQWVKLVNEGNNGGYANIWLLCNINTGEIARFEQGLKHQELLESTDGFYYGCNACHNPRIRNLECVDNGYNDTRQQTGARRTRFEQLLPEVSGTIDDGVAKRILADKYDPYLGYQCASSRNICAHYDVDPQYYADDPHGVWNVPFFPGGSCDGKCADATDIENLNMWGIFGRADGEPFDAKDFMKQHPEWNWQKGYLYDRPSQPWTLFD, encoded by the coding sequence ATGACATTAACAGATACACAAAGTAAAATTGTCGCAAAAGCTACTAAAAAAGATGTTAATGGTTGGCATTATTTAACAGTTCAAGGTGACCCTTATGAAATTGGTTTCCAACATGGTTATCTTTTAACTGATGAATTTAGGGATGCAGTGCGTGTTTACACTCATATGACGCTTGAACTATATGGAATGGATTACTCGTTCTTTGTCAATCAAGCAGTTAAAATGCACAAAGATAAGATTCCAGAAGAATATTTGAAAGAAATGCAAGGTATGGCTGACGGCTTTACTGCTAATGGATTTGAAACCAGTGTTGACGATGTTATCGGTTGGAATGATTGGATGGAACTAACTGGCTATTGGTGGCCACAAGTTGCAACTAATTATTCTAACAATCCTCCTCAAGGACCACGCGGTTCTCACTGTTCTGGATTTGTTGCTACAGGATCTGCTACAAGAGATGGTAAACCAGTTATTGCTCATGAAAGTTTCGATGATTTCTGGAGTGGTCAATACTTTAACGTTTGTGAAGAAGTTCATCCAACTAATGGTCATGCATTTAAGATGCAAACTGTTCCTGGCTACATCGATTCAATGACTGACTTCTACGTTACTGATGCTGGTCTTGGTATTACTGAAACAACAATCGCTGGCTTTGTTGGCTATGATGTACATGGAATGCCTGAATTTATTCGTGCACGTAAAGCTACTCAGTACGCAAATAACATTGATCAATGGGTAAAATTAGTTAATGAAGGCAACAATGGTGGTTATGCAAATATTTGGCTTCTTTGCAACATTAATACTGGTGAAATCGCACGCTTTGAACAAGGATTAAAACACCAAGAATTGTTAGAGTCAACTGATGGTTTCTACTATGGCTGTAATGCTTGTCACAATCCACGGATTCGTAACCTTGAATGTGTTGACAATGGCTATAATGATACTCGTCAACAAACTGGTGCTCGTAGAACTCGCTTTGAGCAATTACTTCCAGAAGTATCTGGGACTATTGATGATGGCGTTGCTAAGAGAATCTTAGCTGATAAGTATGATCCATACCTAGGTTATCAATGCGCTTCTTCACGTAATATTTGTGCTCACTATGATGTTGATCCACAATACTATGCTGACGATCCACATGGCGTTTGGAATGTACCTTTCTTCCCAGGTGGTTCATGTGACGGCAAATGTGCTGATGCCACTGATATTGAAAACTTGAATATGTGGGGCATTTTTGGCAGAGCCGACGGTGAACCATTTGATGCCAAAGACTTTATGAAACAACATCCCGAATGGAACTGGCAAAAAGGTTATCTATATGATAGACCAAGTCAACCTTGGACACTGTTTGACTAA
- a CDS encoding C69 family dipeptidase: MACTTVLVGKKANIAGSTIIARDCDAEVCNVPVKFVVVPAKSEKQTFHSYVTGLDIPLPENALRYQMAPFVDYKIHGQFGECGINSENVAMSATESLYGNPQVLGLDPLVSNGIGEDALLSIVLPFIHSARDGVQYLGKLIEKYGSHEGNGIAFSDKDEVWYMEIPTGHYWVAEKLDDNKAAVVANQVSLQDIDFDDSSRFMWAPGIRDFVEDNHLNPDSDEFNFRHIFGTSNSRDRCYNTPRVWFGQRYLGHIAFSPTSNDLDFSFKPNRKLKREDVGYVLSSHYNETIYDPLADNTPKDDRTKFRPISMARCAESHILEIRNNVPAGIAGIAWLNFAPTAFNPYVPFYANANGTAPEYENTTDAYDPNEAYWLSRTVAALIQPSYNEMKSLLSGLDGFLPTADQLTNHLIHQTDLEAEKLSGQKLMQYLTKANAANAQKVLYLTHKTVGNLVKHELTLSRLSFSINTDRLQS; the protein is encoded by the coding sequence ATGGCATGTACCACTGTTTTGGTTGGTAAAAAAGCCAATATTGCTGGTTCTACGATTATTGCAAGAGATTGTGATGCTGAAGTATGTAATGTACCAGTAAAGTTTGTAGTTGTTCCTGCTAAATCAGAAAAGCAAACTTTTCATTCATATGTAACAGGATTAGATATTCCTCTACCTGAAAATGCACTTCGTTACCAAATGGCTCCTTTCGTTGATTATAAAATTCATGGTCAATTCGGTGAATGCGGAATCAACAGTGAAAACGTTGCTATGAGTGCTACCGAAAGCCTATATGGGAATCCGCAAGTATTAGGATTAGATCCACTAGTAAGCAACGGAATTGGTGAAGATGCCCTCTTAAGCATTGTATTACCATTTATTCATTCTGCTCGCGACGGTGTCCAATACTTAGGAAAATTGATTGAAAAATACGGTTCTCATGAAGGAAATGGAATTGCTTTTAGTGATAAAGATGAAGTTTGGTATATGGAAATTCCAACAGGTCACTATTGGGTTGCTGAGAAACTTGATGATAACAAAGCTGCTGTAGTTGCCAATCAAGTTTCCTTGCAAGATATTGACTTTGATGACAGTAGTCGCTTTATGTGGGCTCCTGGCATTAGAGATTTTGTAGAGGACAATCACCTTAATCCTGATTCTGATGAATTTAACTTCCGCCATATTTTTGGTACGTCGAATTCACGTGATCGTTGCTATAACACACCACGTGTTTGGTTTGGTCAACGCTATTTAGGACATATTGCTTTCTCACCTACCAGCAATGACCTAGATTTTAGTTTCAAGCCAAATCGTAAGTTAAAACGTGAAGATGTTGGCTATGTTCTTAGCTCTCACTATAACGAGACAATCTATGATCCATTAGCTGATAACACACCAAAAGATGACAGAACTAAATTCCGTCCAATTTCCATGGCAAGATGTGCTGAATCACATATTCTAGAAATCAGAAATAATGTTCCAGCAGGTATTGCTGGTATTGCATGGCTTAATTTTGCTCCGACAGCCTTTAATCCTTATGTTCCATTCTATGCTAATGCAAATGGTACGGCTCCTGAATATGAGAATACTACTGATGCATATGATCCAAATGAAGCATACTGGCTCTCAAGAACTGTTGCTGCTTTAATTCAACCAAGTTATAACGAAATGAAATCTCTATTAAGTGGATTAGATGGATTTTTGCCTACTGCTGATCAGCTTACAAATCACTTAATTCATCAAACTGATTTAGAAGCTGAAAAATTAAGTGGACAAAAGCTAATGCAATATTTAACTAAAGCTAATGCAGCTAATGCACAAAAGGTTCTTTACCTTACGCATAAAACTGTTGGTAATTTAGTAAAACATGAATTAACTTTATCTCGTTTAAGTTTCTCCATTAATACTGATCGTTTACAAAGTTAA
- a CDS encoding C1 family peptidase translates to MVQIDNEDLKQVRSEFLDTPKYRNTQNAVMKNGIKKSITNQSEINSHPFVFSIDVDSNKVLNQKQSGRCWDFSGLNFIRYHIEKEHHIKDMELSPSYVYFYDKLEKGNYFYQNIINTADRPLSDRLVNWLLTTPQQDGGDWQLLVDLIEKYGIVPMEEMPEDAVSANSQELNRMYDRKLQKDALKLRDLANSDASDEKMKSVLRQMNAENYRVLAIALGTPPEKFTYEYRDENNEYHTTGQITPLEFFKKFVSINLDDYVELMNLPGEKYPYNTPFGVEISGNMVGGQPSRYFNVSMKDMEKTAIEQLKDDEPVWFGCDVLQEWAPQAGLLTEKVFDWDRSFGIKLGTDKTKRFEYRESLPTHAMLISGVDIRDDKPIRWKIQNSWGPKVGHKGYFIMGNDWMEQYTYETVVNKKYLTDEQLAAYEKEPVMLPYWNAMNPI, encoded by the coding sequence ATGGTACAAATTGATAATGAAGATTTAAAACAAGTTAGATCAGAATTTTTAGATACACCAAAGTATCGTAACACTCAAAATGCCGTAATGAAGAACGGTATTAAGAAATCAATTACAAATCAAAGTGAAATTAATTCTCACCCATTTGTATTCTCAATTGATGTTGATTCAAATAAAGTTTTAAACCAAAAACAATCTGGTCGTTGCTGGGACTTCTCAGGTTTAAACTTCATTCGTTACCACATTGAAAAAGAGCACCACATTAAGGACATGGAATTGTCACCTAGCTACGTTTACTTCTACGACAAGCTAGAAAAAGGTAACTACTTCTACCAAAACATTATTAACACAGCTGACCGTCCATTGTCTGATCGTCTAGTTAACTGGTTACTTACTACTCCACAACAAGATGGTGGTGACTGGCAATTACTAGTCGACTTAATTGAAAAGTATGGTATTGTTCCAATGGAAGAGATGCCAGAAGATGCAGTTAGTGCTAACTCTCAAGAATTAAACCGTATGTATGACAGAAAGTTACAAAAGGACGCTTTGAAGTTACGTGATTTAGCTAATAGCGATGCATCTGATGAAAAGATGAAGAGTGTACTTCGTCAAATGAACGCAGAAAACTACCGTGTATTAGCCATTGCTTTAGGTACTCCTCCAGAGAAATTCACTTATGAATATCGTGACGAAAACAACGAATACCACACCACTGGTCAAATTACTCCATTAGAGTTCTTCAAGAAGTTCGTAAGTATTAACTTAGATGATTATGTTGAGTTAATGAACTTACCAGGTGAAAAGTATCCATACAACACCCCATTTGGAGTTGAAATTTCTGGCAACATGGTTGGCGGTCAACCAAGTCGTTACTTCAACGTTTCAATGAAGGACATGGAAAAGACTGCTATTGAACAATTGAAAGATGATGAACCTGTATGGTTTGGCTGTGATGTTCTTCAAGAATGGGCACCACAAGCAGGTCTTTTAACTGAAAAAGTATTTGACTGGGATCGTTCATTTGGTATTAAGTTAGGTACTGATAAGACTAAGAGATTTGAATACCGTGAAAGCTTACCAACACACGCAATGCTTATTTCTGGTGTTGACATCCGTGATGACAAGCCAATTAGATGGAAGATCCAAAACTCTTGGGGTCCAAAAGTTGGTCACAAAGGTTACTTCATTATGGGCAATGACTGGATGGAACAATACACCTACGAAACTGTTGTCAACAAGAAGTACTTAACAGACGAACAACTCGCTGCTTACGAAAAAGAGCCAGTAATGCTTCCATACTGGAACGCAATGAACCCAATTTAA